cttccctggtggcttagatgataaagaatctgcctgcagtgcaggagacccggattcgatccttggatcaggaatatccatcccctggagaagggaatgtctacccactccagtgttcttgcctgaagaattccatggaaagaggagcctggcaggccacagtccatgagtgcgaagagtcagacatggcacTGAAATTCATTAGGActcctttttggtttttgtttttggtcattAGGACTCTTAAGACTACATTTCTAATTACGCCATTTACAGTTTTGAATTAGGCAGTGGCTGATATTTTCTGGTCAGGCCCCTTCCATAGAGTTCCAGTTCATCCTATAGTTGCTACAGCTGCATATACTTTGGTGAACAAAATACCTATTACACTGTCTACATAGAGCTTTTAGTTTAAATAAACATGGAAATAAATGTAAAgtttcaaatagttttttttatttatttatttatttatttttggctggatgagcttttctctagttgcatcaagcagaggctactctaattgctgtgcatggacttctcattgaggtggcttctcttattgcgggTCACAGGCAGGTTCTAGAGAACAGTCTTgacagttgtggcgcacaggcttaaatgctccaaggcatgtgggatcttccggatcagggatcgaattcttgtctcctgctttggtagacggattctttactactgagccattagggaagcacCCCTCAAATAGTTTTACAAAGACACCGTGAGCCAGTATTCAGCAGAAGGCTTCTCCAAGAGAGCGAGAAGACAAGTGATTGAGTTCATCTAGGTGAAGAGAATTACTCTTTATTGTTGCCTTTATTATGATTTTATCATATTTATCatttaagtatgctgctgctgttaagttgcttcagttgtgtccaactctgtgcaaccccagagacggcagcccaccaggctcccccgtccctgggattctccaggcaagaacactggagtgggttgccatttccttctccaatgcgtgaaagtgaaaagtgaagtcgctcagtcgtgtccgactcttagcgaccccatggactgcagcccaccaggctcctccacccatgggattttccaggcaagagtactggtgtgggatgccattgccttctccatcatttaaGTATAGAAACTTGCTATAGTCCAGCCCATTTATTTGTGAATGTTTTTATTGGATCCAAATTGTACTGGAATTAATTGccagtgaattttattttgtgacaTGTATGTGTAAGCTAAATGAATGGAGTAATAgagatagtaaaatattttaagtaatttttgtaTCTGaagtaaaaaatttatattaaaggaAGAATCTGATATTAAAATTACGACTTTTTAGAAGTTTTTAAGAAAATTCTCATCGTCTAGTGTCACAAGGGGTGGAATAGAGCAACTGCGTTCAATACAATAACTAAGAAATGTCCTTTACTAATTAGCAGTTGGCATTATTGCTTTTATATGCTTTTGAAAATGATCTTTATTCAGTGTGTTTGCACCTCCAAGTAATTTCAGAGCTCCTTCCTGTTTCCAGAGTGGATTGATCCTTTATAAATTATTAGTTCTTGTCTCTAATAAATTAGAAACCTTTAAAGacctgtttcttcttttgtgtaaGTAGATAGTTTAAATTATTACTGAAAGTAGACATTATGACTTAGTTTCAGTAAAGTTTGGTGACTTTATTTATGACTATTTATATTGAAACTATTTATGACATAGTTTCAATAAAGAATGGTGACTAAAATTCAGAGCAGTTtagtattggattggccaaaaagttcatttgggttttcccatgagattttatgggaaaaaaggaaggaactttttggccaacccagcgtttctaattatttaaaattttttttaaatttatttttagcttaatttaattttacttgatGTTATGTATTTTTGACCgcgctaggtctttgttgctgcaagcggcctttctctagttgcagtgagtagagGCGATTCTTGAGTTGTGGTGTGCTTTGCATTGCGGGGGCTTCTGTCCGTGCAGAGCATAGACTGCAGGGTGTGTGGGCTGAGAAACTGCAGCTCGCTTCAGAACAcgaggctctagagcacaggcccagtagctgtggtgcgtgggttTAGTTCTCTGCGGCTtgtggatcttcctggaccagggatcaaatctgtgttgcctgccttggcaggtggattcttaaccactggaccaccaggaaagtccctcaacatttctttttaaagtatatttatattgtatCTCTATACAGTATGTACTGTAGTCTGAGCATCATTTCAGTACTTCTTCCTGTTCCAGATCCCCTCTCCTTCAGTATGACTGTCTTGAGAGAATATGTAGTTAGGAAGTATACTTTTTCTCTTCCATTGTTTTTActcccttatttttctttctctctgagccTTCCTGAAGTTTTGGGAAGTTAGGTTCTTTACTATGAGTGCTCATTATATGGAACTATACGTTattttttccttgatttcttcagAATGTTATTCTAAATTCTAGACAGGAAAActcaaaataatttatagaatttttttgttttggcttaaTTTAGTGTATTGAGCATTATCTAAAACTTGAAATCTGATCTACCTGCATTGGAAATCATACACGTTTCAGTCAAATCTGTCTAAAGCTACTTTTAACATCTTTATAGTTTCTCTGTAAAAGCTCTTCCAAAATCAAGGAAGCAAACtctaatttcaaaaattatatactTAACAGTGGTAAGCCACTTCTGATAAACTAAGCTGGAAAAGTTACTTCTATCATTAAGCATTTTGGGAAAACAATGATTATAAATATTAGGAACACAATATAAAATAAGGTGAAAACTTTAATGTTCTTGATAATagagttttaaaaggaaataaagtgaTGAATCCTGCATTAGCTACTGATTTACTAAAATGTGTCTGTAtaggagggacttcccaggtggcactagtggtaaagaatccgcctgtcagtgcaagagtcgcaagagatgcgggtttgatccctgggttgggaagatcccctggagaaggaaatggcaccccactccagtattcttgcctggaaaattctgtgggcggaggagcctggagggccgtagtccatggggctgcaaagagtcagacataactaaacaCATGAAGCGCAGAGCTGTATAGGACTagcttttatatttgttttggtATTTCCGCATGAGCACATAAAATTGTATGATAGAAATCTACCATAATTTTAGTGAAAAGTAATTACCGTTTGTATTTAGTGACATTTTATTTGACATTGACAAAATGCTGTAACATTGCTTCTTAAATACAGTCTTCATTCATGGATTCTGTATTTGTGAGCTCACTtgctcattttaaatatatttgtaagcCCCAAATGAGTTTCCAGGTGCTTTCCCAGCTGAGTTCTCAGCTGAGTCAAAAGACTCCTTCTGCCTTTGTATTTTAGCTCTCACAGTGAAAACAAGCATCCTCTCTGTGGTCTCTTTCGTGTTACGTTTTCcacattttttgctttttcttggtggttttgctgttttaaaaggCCCCCAAGTGTAGTGCAGAGGTGCTTTGTAGTGTTTGTTGTTAAGTCCAAGAAGGCTGTGACGTGCCTTACAGAGAAAATACTCAGGGAGAGGCAGGGGAGCAGAGCATTGGAGGCGCGTCATAAAACGAGGTGAACGATGGTCTGTCTATCTTCAAATCATTAGTAGTTCCTAAAATCGAGTGGTCTTTCTCCCAGAGTTAAACACAGTCTTCAAACAGATATCTTCTCAGAGCTCAGCAGGGGACCCTATAAGTATAGAAGATATTAATAGTAGTTCTCATCATCATTTCTGCATATTCAGATGTGGTTTGCCTAGAAACAAAGACTGCCAGCCATTGTGGGGTGAATCTTCAGCTTATCCTCGTATGTGGACTGCTGCTACGAAGTAATAGCCATTGATACAACCCATATGGCAGTTAAGGCAGACTTTCTAAAGTTCCCTGCCACCCTGTCCACCCTCACGCCTGCTGCTAGGCATGGAGTTGGCTATGTGGCAGATGTAGTCTAGGATTTGCCACGCTGGCATGAGACCTTGGAAATGGTATTGCCATTTGTATTATTTACTAGTACAGGGATGCTATAGCATGGTgaaaatgtttttacttttttaatgttatttaactttgtattttctaCCTAATTCTGCCTTTAGTTTTCTGCTCCCTGCTTAAATCAGTGCAGGTCAGCCCACATTTTTGGTTGTTATGGTCACGTAGTAGTTAGGAAATTATGTGCAAGAATACGTAGAGGAAATGAAGGGTAGCTGGAAGTGATTCAGGAGAAGACAGCACGTGGTAGGGCTTAATATACCAAGAGAGAGATTATCAGTGGTTCACAACCCTGGTTTTTACTAGTATAACCtagggaactttttaaaaatacagatgcttGGTCCCTACTCCAGAAATGTCTCATTGATCTGAAGCAGGGaccagtgtgtatgtgtgtgtgtgtgtgcgcgcgtgcgtgtgtgcatttttttctcctccaaaaCCTCCCTAGATCACCCACCATCCACCATCAAAACTGGTGgattatatattttctgtttagcTCTAGAAGAGAGGATGAGTAGCATTGATGGAAAGGTACAGAAAGTTTCAGCTTGTTATAATGAAGAATATTCTCTTAATTTGAACTTTGTCCTCCTAGAAATATTAAAGTATACATGAGTTAACTGCTTGGGAAGAATGCTATGAGGATGACTGCTTTGGATAATGTGTAGGACTTAatctttccttaattttatttaaaaaagaaaatgctgctgTATTTCTGCAGATTTataaaattggaggataattgttttacagtattgtattggtttctgctgtacaacagtgtaaatcagccataaggatatatgtataaacatacataaggatatatgtataattctgCAGATTTAGTATGGAGTATGCTAAGATCAGTTTGGGGCATATTGAGTCTGAGGTGTCTATAGGGAATCTAGGTGGAGATGTTGACTCAGAAGAGAGTCATGACTGGGAGAACATCAGTGAAAAGAAGATGATGGTGGAAATCACTGTCTCCATACTGGTTTTCATTCATATGACCCACATCTTATAAACTTACCGTATATTGATAGTGATAAATAAAATACGATCCCTGGACTCATGGAGCTTATAGACAGAGAAACTAAATACTGAAGAATGTTTACAGAATGACCTGGCAGCGTCTTAAATTGTCATCTCTGTCAGCTAGATTGCTGCAGTAGGGTCAGGGGTTGCAACTGGATTATAAATTCTTGAGAGAAGTCCTTTGTAATCCATTTGAAATGAGTGACAACATATGCAGACACCGagattagagaaaaaaagaaattctgtggTGCTTTCTTagcccagaaaataaattttcagggaaaatttccagtcttttttaatttatattttgcttttgctgtccttttttaaaaaaactattttgttATTTGCTGTCCTTTCCCTTCATCTCTTAAATTTTTCTGCTTGTGTAACATCATCCTTATCAGTTATTGAATAGAGATATTTCTTGGTAAAcagttatttcttattttctgaccTTTAAATTTGGTCTTGTATTCTCAAAGACTTACTGAAAATAGAATACTAATGTAACTTTAACAACTATAGATACCGAGAGGCCATTCAGAAGTGGGATGAAGCACTACAGTTAACCCCAAATGATGCTACCCTGTATGAGATGAAATCACAGGTAATGGTTATGAAGAATTTCCCTTTCATTGTGAAATTGCACTGTTTGTGATGTGAGCAGTGATGAGCCAAAagaatatttcctcccattttcttTTGTTAAGTACAATTTGTTTATTTGGGGAAAACATATGTCACCTTATTATTTATGGCTCTTTCCTCATGCATCAAATTAGAAGTTTGTTTACCTTAATAttgaaactaatttttatttcaacctAACTATGCTTAAGATATGAGTGATgggtatcttttaaaaagttactggTGATCTCTTAAATAGATGAAATGTATTAGCTTTCCTTGGAAATTAATTGTAGTGGACTTAACAGTAACTCAGTCTCTTCAGAATGAGGATGAATTGGATTCTGGATGAAGTTATTTCTCTTAGAACAGCCTGGTCCATAGCAAAAGGTCAGAATAGACTCAGTTTATTAATAGTGTAAAAATAACATTTGtacttataaatacatttttaatgttttgtgggAAAGTTCATAAAGaaaacctctgctgctgctgctgctgctgctaagtcgcttcagtcgtgtctgactctgtgtgacccaatggacggcagcccaccaggctcccccgtccctgggattctccaggcaagaacactggagtgggttgctatttccttctccaatgcatgaaagtgaaaagtgaaagtgaagtcgctcagtcgtgtccgaccctcagcaaccccatggactgcagcccaccaggctcccccgtccatgggatcctccaggcaagagtactggagtggggtgccattgccttctcctggagtACTTCTATTAGACTATTCAAGAGACTTTTAAAATCTCATACAGAGCGCTAACATACTTCTGGCATGGAATAGTTGCAATTCAGCCTGATGTGCCCACCTAGCATGTCTTTCAGATGATGATCCAAAACATAGGGCACATCCTTTTTCAGATCTGATTTTAATTTGTCcaggaaaaacccaaataaattattttctactaAATGAAATGCTGTGAGGACCTTCATTTGGATAAgcctttaatttttaatcttaaacATGTATATATTAAAGGTAGGATTGTGGCAAGCTGTATGCAATGAGTTGTTTTATTTGGAACTTGATAATGGTAGTGTCGTAAATCTTGTGAAATGCAAATGGTcaaaattttatagataaaagCCAGCACTTCCCCATAAATTGAAGTAGAGGGTCCTGGAACGCCTTGATTTTTCTGGTGTGTATGATTTGGAGAACCTAATTGTGGGCAGGCTGGTGGTgtgtttaaatgatttttatagcAGGAAAATGTTCATGTAGGACAAGATGGGTGGTTGAACCAAAATTTAAATTTACCTAGTTTGACAGAAGGACCTGGGGTTCCCTAAAAAACACATTGTAAGTTGAGTAAATAGAAGGGGAGTTGGAGTTCAAATAGTTGTGAGCCATCGTGGCCAGAATATGGCTATCTGGTTTagttggggctttccaggtggcgctattgttaaagaacatgcctgtgaatgcaggagacataagagacatgggtttgatccctggttggaaagaacctctggaggaggaagtggcaaccttctccagtattcttgcctggagaatttcatggacagagaagcctggtgggctatagtccatagggttacaaagtccatagggttgcaaagagttggacacaactgaagcagcttagcatgtatgcatgcagtAGGGTTCAACAGTTGCaaagagaatatatttttcataattatttcagGAATAAGAAGAATATAACTTTTAACCCTgagtagtactcttgcctgggaaatcccatggatggaggagcctggtaggctgcagtccatggggtcgctaggagtcggacacaactgagcgacttcactttcacttttcatgcattggagaaggaaatggcaacccactccagtgttcttgcctggagaatcccagggacgggagagcctggtgggctcccgtctatggggtcacacagagtcggacacgactgaagtgacttagcagcagtagcagcagcagcagcagcagaggtgaggGTTAAAACCacgaaaatgttttattttccagactaaaaatgtattttcaaaaatggAGAGTTGTTTATATATGActgtctatttttttttgtttagtttttagttTGCTAATTTATGAATGTTACTGAtgggtttcttcttttttggccatAGGTCCTAATGTctcttcatgaaatgttcccagcAGTTCATGCTGCAGAAATGGCTGTCCAGAGAAATCCACATTCATGGGAATCTTGGCAGACTTTGGGGCGTGCTCAACTTGGATTAGGAGAGATAGTCTTGGTAAGGAAGTCAGATTATTACAGTGATGACGTTTTATTTTGACATGTTTTTGATCAGTTGAACCAAAAGTAAATAGTCGTTTATCAGATCTACACAAAAGGTAAATAGCAAGTAACCTTTTAAAGGTATTAACCCATAAACACTGCTCGCTTATTACTGATCATCTTTTTTCCATTACAAATGTCAGTTACAGTATATCAGGATCAGAATATTTTTCAGGTATTTGGCAtcatgggaattaaaaaaaacaacaacaataaatgttggCATTTGGTAAaccttatttaaatataaaataacttttagaTTAGTTCATTGCATCACTCAGTTTACCCCCATTAAAAAGTGATATCAGTAGCACTATGGAGACAAAACCACTAAAAGATTGTgttgaagaaggaagaaagtagaATACGGAAGAATAATGGTGATAAATACTTTAGACTGAAAAGTTGCTAAGATTGGTGAGCAGAGAAATGGAAGAGGGTAGAAGCTTATGAAATTGAAGTATTCATTGTATAAAGTTTACTATAAACTGGTACTTAATGAATTTCTCACCTTATCTGGACTATACCTTGTATGTAGCAAAGGCTCAGTAGGTCAGAGTTGGCTGTGAGCAttgtcttcttttcatttttgttttgaccGAACTACATATACCTAACAGCTAATTTCCTAACAGGTGTTTGCAAATCTAATATAGTGGTGCCAGATTTCCTCTGTGTCatcaagtaaattaaaatttttcatacttttattaGACTTTTAtagttgaaaacaaaacaagcaaaatatcCCAAAGAAGTTGTTTTAACATTACTAGTAATGGTTTTAGTAAGTTGTGGATAACTTAGATTTTTCCGGTACTCTTGTTAAATATATGATTATTTCTAATTACCAAATAGGGTATTTATCAAATTCTCAAAAATCGTATAGAATCTTGATGAGAAAAggattgaaataatttcaaaattgtaGTCTGAAGGAAGATTCATAGCGATGGAAACAAGTTTAACCAgagattgttttttttccttgccatTTGACATAgtcatcttttctctcttttgtctgAAGACTTAAATCATATCACAgttggaaaaagaaattaaaggaatttaGTTTCTAACAGGTTAATtgcaaaacaaacagaagtcTAGCTTATAATACTTTTTACCCATTTCTCTTTTAATAAAACCTTACAtcattatctgttttacatataagtgTTTACAGTAATGGAGAAAATCTCTAGGACATATAGCAAAGATTGtcctataaagaaagaaaataaagtgcagaTGAAACAACACAACTATTTTGAACCAGCTAATGAAAGTAAAATTATTCAgtattttaagttttcaaaataagAGTACCAGTGGTTCAACTGTTAAATTTTTCCCCTTGgtaaatttctttcttatttatattgtgaaattattgGAGGAATCAAAAGTGGTTTTTTCCCCCCCCATTTAGTATGATTTTAGGActctatttggaaaaaaatctaaatttttgaTTTTTAGATAAACTTAAGCTGTTATTTTGAAACATTGGAatagaaaaaataactttattcattGTCATAATGAAGGGAATACTGTAAAAGATATATTGAAAACAAGCTAAAATTTTTAACGTCTAACAGTTCTTAATATATCCATATGGacaaaaacataagaaaatacaTAGGTAAATTAAACAGGGAGTAAGTTAAAAGTCAATAGTTGGATATGTATCTATGAgtaatatttagatttttatgtGGAGCTGAGTGTGTATGTTAGGAAATGGTCACAGGcttactttgtttttcattttctaattctttgaggtgtaaagttaggtttttGCTTGagatcttttctgttttaaacataACATTTATCACTATAAACTTATAGTTAGTTTTGCTTTTGCAAATATACCATCCTGTAGCGTCAGGATGTTATagtttgattttcatttcaagatacattttaatttctcttttgagttcttctttgaCTCACTGGTTGTTCAAGAGTGTGCTGCTTAATTTCCACGTATTTGTGAGTTTTTCCAGTTCTATTGATTTCTAGCTTTATCCTCTTGTAgttcagaaaagatacttggtgTGCCTTCTTAAatttaagacttgttttgtgacctgagatgtgatctatcctggaaaacgTTCTGTGTGTTCTTGAGAATAATGTGTGTTCTGCTGCTGTTGGATGAGTCTTTCTATATTTGTCTGTTAGGTCCCTTTGGTCTGTAGTGTTGTTCAGGtcttctgtttccttattgatctTATGTTGGAATGTTCTATCCATTATTGAAAGTAGGACATTGAAGTCTCCTACTAATACTTTATTGCTATATGtttctcccttcagttctgtCAGTGTTTACTTTATATACTTAAATGTTCTGATGttgggtgtgtatatatttataattattatatttttctggtTCATTgattcttttatcattatatataatGTTCTTCTTTGCCCTCTTGTGACACTTAAGACATGTTATCATTATTATGACCTAAACTTTTGGCTTCAAAGACAGGCATTCCTGATGCCTTTCTGATCATGAGCTGGCCCAAGAAATCCCCAGATTTACATGTTTGCTGATTTCCAGAAGCTGAACAATGCATTTGACTTGTTTTGAGCCATCATATCAATACCTCTATTTTAATGGACTTTTTGGTCCTTGTCAACAGTTTTGTCAGCTACTTTCTTTTATACtatttgattgtttttttaaCCATAACCATCATTCCAAAAcatttaccatttttttaaaccataaccATCATACCCAGCACAGCTCTAACTTCCATCTTTACATTGTAATAtggtgagaaaaagagagagagagacatattgTGGATTATATTAAATACATTCCTTACTAAAACTAAGCAAAGAAGTCTGACCTTTTCTCCCCTGTAGGCAATTCGAAGTTTTCAAGTAGCCCTTCACATCTATCCAATGAACCCTGAGATATGGAAAGAAGACCTTTCTTGGGCAAGAACACTCCAGGAGCAGCAGAAAGTAGCAGAGAGGATTAAAAAGAGTGAAGTACCAGCAGAAGTAACACATTTCTCACCCAAGTCAATTCCTGACTATGACTTTGAAAGTGATGAGATTGTTGCTGTTTGTGCAGCTATTGCTGAAAAACAGAAGACAGTTGCAGCAAATAAAACAATGGTTATTGTGTCAGCTTCTGGGACTGTAGAGACTGTGACCGAGAAGGAAGATGGTGCTGCACCACCGGATGCCTCTGTTTTTATCAAAGCCCGATGAAGCTTAGCAAGAGTCCTTTGAATCCATCTTTGATTACCACTTAAATTTTAGGCGTGGGGGCTTTTAGTCTGGAGAAACAGGGTAAAATTCCTGCTTGTTAAATAAGTTTTTCAGATGAGACATATAAAACTTAAGTGAAAGAATTATTGTATAGTTTTTGGACTGTACTTTGATGA
The sequence above is a segment of the Bos indicus isolate NIAB-ARS_2022 breed Sahiwal x Tharparkar chromosome 20, NIAB-ARS_B.indTharparkar_mat_pri_1.0, whole genome shotgun sequence genome. Coding sequences within it:
- the TTC33 gene encoding tetratricopeptide repeat protein 33; this encodes MASFGWKRKIGEKVSKVTSQQFEAEAADEKDAVGKDEGNWLHAVKRRKESLLEGCAEKSKQLKDEGATLAENKRYREAIQKWDEALQLTPNDATLYEMKSQVLMSLHEMFPAVHAAEMAVQRNPHSWESWQTLGRAQLGLGEIVLAIRSFQVALHIYPMNPEIWKEDLSWARTLQEQQKVAERIKKSEVPAEVTHFSPKSIPDYDFESDEIVAVCAAIAEKQKTVAANKTMVIVSASGTVETVTEKEDGAAPPDASVFIKAR